In Odocoileus virginianus isolate 20LAN1187 ecotype Illinois chromosome 5, Ovbor_1.2, whole genome shotgun sequence, a single window of DNA contains:
- the UTP11 gene encoding probable U3 small nucleolar RNA-associated protein 11 has product MAAAFRKAAKSRQREHRERSQPGFRKHLGLLEKKKDYKLRADDYRKKQEYLRALRKKALEKNPDEFYYKMTRVKLQDGVHVIKETKEEVTPEQLKLMRTQDIKYIEMKRVAEAKKIERLKAELHLLDFQGKQQNKHVFFFDTKKEVEQFDIATHLRTAPELVDRVFNRPTIETLQKEKVKGVNNQTRLKRIAKERQKQYDCLTQRIEREKKLFVIAQKIQTRKDLLDKTRKVKVKKETVNSPAIYKFESRRKR; this is encoded by the exons ATGGCGGCGGCATTTCGGAAGGCGGCTAAGTCTCGGCAGCGGGAACACCGTGAGCGAAGCCAG cCTGGCTTTCGAAAACATCTGGGCCtgctggagaaaaagaaagattacaaGCTTCGTGCAGA TGACTACCGGAAAAAGCAAGAATACCTCAGAGCTCTCCGGAAAAAGGCTCTGGAAAAAAATCCAGATGAATTCTACTATAAAATGACCCGGGTTAAACTCCAG GATGGAGTTCATGTTATTAAAGAGACGAAGGAAGAAGTAACTCCAGAACAGCTGAAGCTAATGAGAACTCAGGATATCaaatatatagaaatgaaaagggTTGCAGAAGCAAAG AAAATTGAAAGACTAAAAGCAGAGCTCCATCTGCTGGATTTCCAGGGGAAGCAACAGAAtaaacatgtgtttttttttgacACCAAAAAGGAAG TTGAACAGTTTGATATTGCCACTCACCTGCGAACAGCCCCAGAACTGGTTGACAGAGTCTTTAACAGGCCCACGATAGAGACCTTGcagaaggagaaagtgaaaggagTTAACAATCAAACTCGACTTAAG CGGATAGCGAAAGAGAGGCAGAAGCAGTATGACTGCCTGACACAGCGGATTGAGCGTGAGAAAAAATTGTTCGTTATTGCACAGAAAATTCAGACTCGCAAAGATCTTCTG gATAAAACTcggaaggtgaaagtgaagaaagaaacagtGAACTCCCCAGCTATTTACAAATTTGAGAGTCGTCGAAAACGTTGA
- the FHL3 gene encoding four and a half LIM domains protein 3, with product MSEAFDCAKCSESLYGRKYIQTDDGPYCVPCYDNTFANTCAECQQLIGHDSRELFYEDRHFHEGCFRCCRCQRSLADEPFTCQDSELLCNDCYCSAFSSQCSACGETVMPGSRKLEYGGQTWHEHCFLCSGCEQPLGSRSFVPDKGAHYCVPCYENKFAPRCARCSKTLTQGGVTYRDQPWHRECLVCTGCQTPLAGQQFTSREDDPYCVTCFGELFAPKCSSCKRPITGLGGGKYVSFEDRHWHHSCFSCARCSTSLVGQGFVPDGDQVLCQGCSQAGP from the exons ATGAGCGAAGCCTTCGACTGTGCCAAATGCAGCGAATCGCTTTACGGGCGCAAATACATCCAGACGGACGATGGCCCCTACTGCGTGCCCTGCTACGACAACACCTTCGCCAACACGTGTGCCGAGTGCCAGCAGCTGATCGGGCACGACTCACGG GAGCTGTTCTACGAAGACCGCCACTTCCACGAGGGCTGCTTCCGCTGCTGCCGCTGCCAGCGCTCCTTAGCCGACGAGCCCTTCACCTGCCAAGACAGCGAGCTGCTCTGTAACGACTGCTACTGCAGTGCCTTCTCCTCGCAGTGCTCCGCCTGCGGGGAGACCGTCATGCCCG GGTCCCGGAAGCTGGAGTACGGAGGCCAGACGTGGCATGAGCACTGCTTCCTCTGCAGCGGCTGTGAGCAGCCACTGGGCTCCCGTTCCTTCGTGCCCGACAAGGGTGCCCACTACTGCGTGCCCTGCTATGAGAACAAGTTTGCTCCTCGTTGCGCCCGTTGCagcaag ACACTGACGCAGGGTGGCGTGACATACCGTGACCAGCCCTGGCATCGAGAATGCCTGGTCTGCACTGGGTGCCAGACGCCCCTGGCAGGGCAGCAGTTCACCTCCCGAGAGGACGATCCCTACTGTGTGACCTGTTTCGGAGAACTCTTTGCACCCAAGTGCAGCAGCTGCAAGCGCCCTATCACAG GACTCGGTGGAGGCAAGTATGTGTCCTTTGAAGACCGCCACTGGCATCACAGCTGCTTCTCCTGTGCCCGCTGCTCCACCTCCCTGGTGGGTCAGGGCTTCGTGCCGGACGGAGACCAAGTGCTGTGCCAGGGCTGCAGCCAGGCAGGGCCCTGA